From the Clostridium putrefaciens genome, one window contains:
- a CDS encoding HipA N-terminal domain-containing protein: protein MSIKCGKDYIYLVWKEIKTRRQYVVGQLSKNGQFEFSYGFEVKEAIQKGFKLLISFEDIDKVYKSDILFPVFSSRLPDKKRSGIDKILLKYGMEEYNDYKLLKKSGARLPIDNLKHVPTRNPG from the coding sequence ATGTCTATTAAATGTGGAAAAGATTATATTTATTTAGTGTGGAAAGAAATTAAAACCAGAAGACAATATGTTGTAGGGCAATTGTCGAAAAATGGACAATTCGAATTTAGCTATGGGTTTGAGGTTAAGGAAGCAATACAAAAAGGATTTAAATTGTTGATTTCTTTTGAAGATATAGATAAGGTTTATAAAAGTGACATACTATTTCCAGTATTCTCAAGTAGATTACCAGATAAAAAAAGAAGTGGTATCGATAAAATTCTCTTGAAATATGGTATGGAAGAATATAATGACTATAAATTATTAAAAAAAAGTGGCGCTAGGTTACCAATTGATAACTTAAAGCATGTCCCCACAAGGAACCCAGGGTAG